The Helianthus annuus cultivar XRQ/B chromosome 16, HanXRQr2.0-SUNRISE, whole genome shotgun sequence genome includes a window with the following:
- the LOC110912595 gene encoding uncharacterized protein LOC110912595 — MTVATASVLPTVSVNPSVYHRSSGTNHITLTTHRRRLYPVRVANDSKTTQVSPPDLTIEKSQGDKIVDGMEFGELCNEFECISSPAVEATARQLVRDILELREGNRALGTYAVSVKYKDPVRSFTGRDKYKRQLWSTGALNKPNVSVQDMVMLSTSLLNIKWTLKGTPKNPLASVGGPVILKVDSRFTLNQISGQVIEQEESWDLSSSSTIAQAFFWASRRLFSTTESAKDFSDTFKKFSSRFSTKKENVDYYPDPSGDPTKFFQAEDDFQRDAIQLALFLALLYFLVQFLRTTL, encoded by the exons ATGACCGTCGCTACTGCCTCCGTGCTACCCACCGTTTCCGTTAATCCCTCCGTCTACCACAGGTCTTCTGGCACAAACCACATCACCCTCACCACCCACCGCCGCCGTCTTTATCCCGTACGAG TAGCGAATGACTCTAAAACGACACAAGTATCTCCTCCTGATCTTACCATCGAAAAGTCACAAGGTGACAAGATTGTGGATGGCATGGAATTCGGTGAACTATGCAATGAATTCGAATGCATTAGCAGCCCAGCCGTTGAAGCTACTGCAAGACAACTTGTGCGCGATATTTTAGAGCTTCGGGAGGGCAACCGCGCTCTTGGAACGTATGCTGTTTCAGTTAAATACAAG GACCCGGTCAGAAGTTTTACGGGCCGTGATAAATACAAGAGACAGTTATGGTCAACTGGTGCACTAAATAAACCTAATGTG AGTGTGCAGGACATGGTGATGTTGTCTACAAGTTTGTTGAATATAAAATGGACTTTAAAAGGAACTCCTAAAAATCCATTAGCTAGTGTAGGTGGGCCCGTGATTCTCAAAGTCGACTCGCGGTTTACATTAAACCAAATTAGTGGTCAAGTTATCGAGCAAGAAGAAAGTTGGGatttatcttcatcatcaaccaTTGCTCAGGCATTTTTTTGGGCATCACGTCGTCTATTTTCTACAACTGAATCTGCAAAAGATTTTTCTGATACCTTCAAGAAATTTTCTAGCCGTTTTTCTACAAAAAAGGAAAATGTGGATTACTATCCGGATCCCTCCGGTGATCCCACTAAG TTTTTCCAAGCGGAGGATGACTTTCAAAGGGACGCCATCCAACTCGCATTGTTTCTTGCACTTCTGTACTTTTTAGTGCAGTTTCTGAGGACAACCTTGTAA
- the LOC110910485 gene encoding aspartic proteinase-like protein 2 — MGVFVVGFMVFVLLVLVSFVRLGGVGVSGNVVFEVQHKFGVVGNESLSGYVAHDMYRHRRILAGVDLPIGGDSSPTSAALYYTKIQLGSPAKEFYVQVDTGSDILWVNCAGCENCPQKSDLGVPLSLYDPDQSLSSGTVTCDQDFCTTMVDPTNNECVLGSQCSYVVRYGDGSSTTGYFVRDNVQLNRISGDRQTSDMQGRIMFGCGSKQSGGLGKSQQALDGILGFGQSNASLISQLAASKKVKKMFSHCLSGSKGGIFAIGEVVHPEVNSTPILPDMTHFNIELKAIQVGDEFVTLPTKMFNTAAKRGTVIDSGTTLAYFPDPVYNQLMKKVAASQSEADMQIVDNQFKCYPAHGNVDDVFPIVIFHFANALKLRVYPHQYIFTTQHPYWCIGFMSNGMQPRESNAVLLGDLLLTDRLVTYNMEDQTIGWTDYDCSSSIRVKDEESGMVYEVGAHDISWTRSGAGRSNVSVFVLLVFIIATKLVMYE; from the exons ATGGGTGTGTTTGTTGTTGGGTTTATGGTTTTTGTTTTGCTTGTGCTTGTGAGTTTTGTTCGGTTGGGAGGTGTTGGGGTATCTGGGAATGTTGTGTTTGAAGTTCAACACAAGTTTGGTGTTGTTGGTAATGAGTCTTTGAGTGGTTATGTTGCACATGATATGTATCGGCACCGGCGAATACTCGCCGGTGTTGATCTGCCTATTGGTGGTGATAGTAGTCCTACATCCGCTGC ACTTTACTACACAAAGATTCAGCTTGGTAGCCCGGCGAAGGAGTTTTACGTGCAAGTGGATACTGGGAGCGACATCCTGTGGGTTAATTGTGCAGGATGTGAAAACTGTCCCCAAAAAAGTGACCTTGGA GTCCCACTCTCGCTATACGATCCAGATCAGTCCTTGAGTTCTGGAACTGTTACCTGTGATCAAGATTTCTGCACCACAATGGTGGATCCCACTAATAACGAGTGTGTTTTAGGGTCGCAATGTTCATATGTTGTTAGATATGGTGATGGGAGCTCAACAACTGGTTATTTCGTTAGAGATAATGTGCAACTTAATAGAATATCCGGGGATCGTCAAACGTCGGATATGCAAGGAAGAATTATGTTCGG GTGTGGATCGAAACAATCGGGGGGTTTAGGTAAATCCCAGCAAGCACTAGATGGAATATTAGGTTTCGGGCAATCTAATGCGTCGTTAATTTCACAACTTGCCGCATCTAAAAAGGTGAAAAAGATGTTTTCTCATTGCTTGTCGGGTTCTAAAGGCGGGATCTTCGCTATTGGAGAAGTTGTGCACCCGGAAGTAAACTCAACGCCAATTTTGCCTGATAT GACACATTTCAATATTGAATTGAAAGCAATTCAAGTGGGTGATGAGTTTGTAACTCTTCCAACAAAAATGTTCAACACCGCAGCGAAACGAGGAACAGTGATTGATAGCGGTACAACTTTGGCTTATTTTCCTGACCCAGTTTATAACCAGTTGATGAAAAAG GTTGCGGCTTCACAATCGGAAGCAGACATGCAGATAGTTGATAACCAGTTCAAGTGTTACCCGGCCCACGGGAA CGTGGATGACGTTTTCCCGATTGTTATATTTCACTTTGCGAATGCTCTTAAGTTGAGAGTTTATCCCCATCAGTATATCTTTACAACTCAG CATCCGTATTGGTGCATTGGTTTTATGAGCAATGGCATGCAACCGAGGGAATCAAATGCGGTCTTATTGGGAG ATCTTCTACTAACAGATAGGTTGGTTACATATAACATGGAAGATCAAACCATTGGATGGACAGACTATGATT GCTCGTCGAGCATTAGAGTGAAAGATGAAGAGTCTGGGATGGTGTACGAGGTTGGTGCGCATGATATTTCATGGACCCGTTCGGGTGCGGGTCGTTCAAATGTGTCAGTTTTTGTGTTGCTGGTGTTTATAATAGCTACTAAACTAGTAATGTATGAGTAA